DNA sequence from the Candidatus Cloacimonadota bacterium genome:
ATGTATATAAAGTTGCCCAAGCTGTGAGTATTCCCATACTCGCAATGGGTGGCATTACCAATTCTGATGATGCATTGGAATTTATCATTGCCGGAGCTTCGGCTGTTGCAGTCGGTACATATAATTTCGTAAACCCTCTCTGTACACTGGAGATCATTAAAGGAATCGAGGATTATTGCGTGCGTAATGATATGAAATATCAGGACCTTATCGGTTCCATACAAACAAAAGGATAACCATGAGTATAACAAAAAAAATATTAGATGACAAAGAGATGGAGCGCATTCTCAAGCGCTTAGCAAACGAGGTCATAGAAAAAAATAAGGGATGTGAAAATCTCTATATCGTTGGTATTCATACGCGAGGAGTTCCGATTGCACAGAGGATCGCAGGATATATCGAGAAGTTTGAGAACACTCGAATTAGAGTCGGTGCTCTCGACATCACCCTCTACCGTGACGACCTTGCATATATCGACCATCAACCGGTCATACAAGATTCGATCCTTAATTTTGACATTGAGGGTAAGAACATACTGTTGGTTGACGATGTGCTCAATACAGGAAGAACAGCCAGGGCTGCATTGAATGCCATTCTCGATTATGGACGTCCGGAATCGATCCAGTTTCTCGTTATTATAGACAGAGGTCATAGAGAACTGCCAATACAGGCGGATTTTGTTGGAAAGCATCTACCAACTGCCAAAGACGAAGCTGTGAATGTAAGCTTGAAGGAGATTGACGGCAAGGATGAAGTACTCATCATAAAAGAATAAAAGGAATATCCTATGAAATTCAAAGAAAAATATTATAAAATAGTTCAAAAGAATAATTCACTTGTGTGTGTGGGATTGGATTCGGATATTGAAAAGATTCCCGGATTTTTAAAAGATGAATATGATCTTCCTCAGTGGGAATTCAATAAACGTATTATCGATTCGACAAAAGATATTGTTGGAGCATACAAACCAAATTTTGCTTTTTACATTTCTCAGGGAATCAAGGGTATCGAGTCCTTACAGAAAACCATTTCCTATATTCCTGATGACATCCCAATCATTCTCGATGTGAAAATTGGGGATATTGGTAATACGATGAAGCATTATGCGAAAGCATATTTTGATCTATTCGATGTCGATGCTCTTACCGTAAATCCTTTGATGGGATATGATGTCGTCGATCCATTTGAAAAATATGAAGATAAATATCTCTTCCTTCTTGTACTCACCTCAAATCCTTCGAATACTGATTTTCTGAATTCGGAATATCTATTGTATGAGGGTATATGTGAGAAAATAGGGGAATGGGATCAGGATATGCTTGGTGCAGTTGTTGGTGCTACAAATGATGAGGAGATGAGCACGATCAGAGGAATGCTTCCTCATTCAATATTCCTTATTCCCGGCATCGGTGCACAGGGCGGCAACCTTGAAAAAGTTATGAAATATACGACCAGTAAAACTCATCCAAATATACTTATTAATTCTTCGCGGGATATTATTTTTTCTTACAGCAAGGCAGATGAAAAGAATTTTGATGATGCTGCTCGCAAGGCATGTGATACTTTACGGAATGATATAAATAGATTGATGTAATTTCAATAATTATAAATGCAATGAACATCTCTGAAGAAATGCTTCAAAGAAAAATTGCTTGCAACACATTTCATATTTGATAAATACTGTTACGAATTTATTATATTCAACTCTTCATAATTTAGAAAAATTTGACAGATTATTCATACCATAGCAATCAACAATCCAATATTAATGAGCATTTTACTATTTATAAAATTCATTTCAGTATTAATTATTATTTATAGAATGGAGTAAAAATGAAAAAATTTTGGAACAATGTTGTTTTATGGGTAGCAGTTCTATTATTCATCCTTATTGGTTTGAATAACACACATTGTTACTGTGCTGAAACAGAACAAATTGATTTGCAGATAATAACCGAAGACCTTGCACCGTTTAATTTCAGATCAGCTGACGGCACGATCACGGGTCAATCAACTGAGGTTGTTCAAGAGATTTTGTCACGTCTTGGACTTGATATTGAGATTCAACTGATGCCTTGGAATGTTGGTTATGAAAGAGCTCTGAAAGAATCTGATGTGGCACTCTATTCGACGTTCAGAACTGATGAGAGAGAGAATCTTTTCCAATGGGTAGGTCCCATAGCATCTGA
Encoded proteins:
- the pyrR gene encoding bifunctional pyr operon transcriptional regulator/uracil phosphoribosyltransferase PyrR is translated as MSITKKILDDKEMERILKRLANEVIEKNKGCENLYIVGIHTRGVPIAQRIAGYIEKFENTRIRVGALDITLYRDDLAYIDHQPVIQDSILNFDIEGKNILLVDDVLNTGRTARAALNAILDYGRPESIQFLVIIDRGHRELPIQADFVGKHLPTAKDEAVNVSLKEIDGKDEVLIIKE
- the pyrF gene encoding orotidine-5'-phosphate decarboxylase is translated as MKFKEKYYKIVQKNNSLVCVGLDSDIEKIPGFLKDEYDLPQWEFNKRIIDSTKDIVGAYKPNFAFYISQGIKGIESLQKTISYIPDDIPIILDVKIGDIGNTMKHYAKAYFDLFDVDALTVNPLMGYDVVDPFEKYEDKYLFLLVLTSNPSNTDFLNSEYLLYEGICEKIGEWDQDMLGAVVGATNDEEMSTIRGMLPHSIFLIPGIGAQGGNLEKVMKYTTSKTHPNILINSSRDIIFSYSKADEKNFDDAARKACDTLRNDINRLM